The Clostridiaceae bacterium HFYG-1003 genome includes a window with the following:
- a CDS encoding sugar phosphate isomerase/epimerase: MNTEDMIDHYGALGIDSVEIFLNTYSEMEEGFIAMLRERCDRNGMTVNSVHVMSMIMEPCLFDLLPRRRQDFLKLFRNTLRCVRGLGSDIYTFHGVPRNMADPRYYDHLAGCYDELYELAGEAGVRLAQENVAYLASGDPAFLMEMKSRMKQRMLHTFDIKQSIRARVNPYDFLEVLGEDLINVHLNDHNATDNCLLPGRGTFDFTAFFRHLQAMGYAGNGILELYRQNFKDEADLMAGSRILTDAAEAIWKK; this comes from the coding sequence ATGAATACAGAGGACATGATTGACCATTACGGCGCGCTTGGCATCGACTCGGTGGAAATCTTCCTGAATACCTATTCCGAAATGGAGGAAGGATTCATCGCCATGCTCAGGGAGCGCTGCGACCGCAATGGCATGACCGTCAATTCGGTTCATGTCATGAGCATGATCATGGAGCCCTGTCTGTTTGATCTGCTGCCGCGCCGGCGCCAGGATTTTTTGAAGCTGTTCCGGAATACCCTCCGGTGTGTCCGCGGGCTGGGAAGCGATATCTATACCTTTCACGGCGTTCCGCGCAATATGGCGGATCCAAGATATTACGATCATCTGGCCGGATGCTATGATGAGCTTTATGAACTGGCGGGAGAAGCGGGGGTTCGCCTGGCTCAGGAGAATGTCGCCTATCTGGCCTCCGGGGATCCGGCATTTCTCATGGAGATGAAATCCCGGATGAAGCAGCGGATGCTGCATACTTTTGATATCAAGCAGTCCATTCGAGCCAGAGTCAATCCCTACGATTTTCTTGAGGTTCTCGGTGAGGACTTGATCAACGTTCATCTCAATGACCATAATGCAACTGACAATTGTCTTTTGCCCGGCCGGGGGACGTTTGACTTTACTGCTTTTTTTCGTCATCTTCAGGCGATGGGCTATGCGGGCAACGGCATTCTTGAGCTGTACCGCCAAAATTTTAAGGATGAGGCCGATTTGATGGCAGGCAGCAGAATCCTGACTGACGCGGCGGAGGCAATATGGAAAAAATGA
- the thiI gene encoding tRNA 4-thiouridine(8) synthase ThiI, with protein sequence MSERILIKYAPEIFLKGLNRKIFEDRLMANIRGVLDGEDYKLIRDQLRWFIETEAGERVAQKVAKVFGVMEVDLVEETDANLDRIGDHLIQILTSYPKGTTFKVVTNRANKKFPLNSMEISRELGGILLNSTEGYSVDVRDPQVTLKVEIRSKAYIYKKKLEGAKGMPYGSNGSTMLMLSGGIDSPVAGYLMARRGVQVTGIYYHSHPYTSERAKDKVKELASILKASTGKFRLIIPSFTQIQMEIIEKCPEDELTIIMRRFMMRLACAAAAKYKIHSVTTGESVGQVASQTMESLVVSDAVADRPVFRPLVAMDKTDIMDIAHSIGTYETSILPYEDCCTIFVPKHPKTKPRLAEIEAHEAVLDIEALVRTTLDQAEVIDL encoded by the coding sequence TTGAGTGAACGAATTTTAATCAAATACGCACCCGAGATTTTTCTCAAGGGGCTGAACCGGAAAATTTTTGAAGACCGCCTGATGGCCAATATTCGCGGGGTCCTCGACGGCGAGGACTATAAACTGATACGGGACCAGCTGCGCTGGTTCATCGAAACTGAAGCCGGCGAACGGGTCGCGCAAAAGGTCGCGAAAGTATTTGGCGTCATGGAGGTTGATCTGGTCGAGGAAACCGATGCGAATCTGGATCGGATCGGGGACCACCTGATCCAGATTCTGACGAGCTATCCCAAGGGAACCACCTTCAAGGTGGTCACCAACCGGGCCAATAAGAAATTTCCATTGAATTCCATGGAAATCTCCCGGGAACTGGGAGGGATCCTGCTGAACAGCACGGAAGGCTATTCCGTGGATGTCCGGGATCCCCAGGTTACCCTGAAAGTGGAAATCCGCAGCAAGGCCTATATCTATAAAAAGAAACTGGAAGGAGCCAAGGGCATGCCCTATGGATCCAACGGATCCACCATGCTGATGCTCTCCGGCGGCATCGATTCGCCTGTCGCGGGTTATCTCATGGCTCGACGCGGCGTTCAGGTGACAGGCATCTACTATCACAGCCATCCCTACACCTCAGAGCGGGCCAAGGACAAAGTCAAGGAACTGGCCTCCATTCTCAAAGCGTCCACCGGGAAGTTCCGTCTTATTATTCCATCGTTCACCCAGATTCAGATGGAAATCATTGAAAAATGCCCCGAGGACGAACTGACGATCATTATGCGGCGGTTCATGATGCGTCTGGCCTGTGCCGCAGCCGCCAAGTATAAGATCCACTCCGTTACCACCGGGGAATCGGTGGGACAGGTGGCCAGTCAGACCATGGAATCCCTGGTGGTTTCGGATGCTGTTGCGGATCGCCCGGTATTCCGTCCCCTGGTAGCCATGGATAAGACTGACATCATGGATATAGCGCACTCCATCGGCACTTATGAAACCTCCATTTTGCCCTATGAAGACTGCTGCACGATCTTTGTTCCCAAGCATCCGAAAACCAAGCCCAGACTGGCTGAAATTGAGGCTCACGAGGCTGTTCTGGATATCGAAGCACTGGTCCGGACCACTCTGGATCAGGCGGAGGTGATCGACCTGTGA
- a CDS encoding cysteine desulfurase — MIYLDNCATTPVYPEVAAEIKRVLDEEFGNPSSLHALGRQAQDIMTSARASVARVIGAQPGEILFTSCASEGNNQVLKHFAGGHIITTEIEHPSVRNTLRAMAESGTRVTWLPVDGQGRIDLEDLRQNLTRDTSLVSIMHVNNEIGAVNDLARIGQIIQESGSRARFHADLVQSFLKFPLDVRAMNLDYATASAHKAHGPKGIGMLYVRKGLRLTSLIHGGGQEDGQRAGTHNVPYIAGFGKACDLILPHLEENRRQVEALKTSLLGFFREEDPADRFQLNGDEEGFSPYILNVSFRGIRAEILLRLLEEKGICVSTGSACSSKNLKDSHVLTALKLDKEAIKGSIRICFSDTNTMAEIEEAKAGFQYALAFAGRIKS, encoded by the coding sequence ATGATATATCTTGATAACTGCGCGACAACCCCGGTTTATCCGGAAGTGGCCGCTGAAATTAAACGGGTGCTGGATGAAGAATTCGGAAATCCGTCGTCTCTTCATGCCCTGGGCCGACAGGCCCAGGACATCATGACCTCGGCCCGCGCTTCCGTAGCCCGGGTCATCGGTGCTCAGCCCGGTGAGATTCTGTTCACCTCCTGCGCCTCAGAAGGAAACAATCAGGTTCTGAAGCACTTTGCAGGCGGCCATATCATTACCACGGAGATCGAGCATCCCAGCGTGCGCAATACACTGCGGGCCATGGCTGAATCCGGAACCAGGGTGACCTGGCTGCCCGTGGACGGTCAGGGCCGGATTGATCTGGAGGATCTGCGCCAAAATCTGACCCGTGACACCTCGCTGGTCAGCATCATGCACGTCAACAATGAGATCGGAGCAGTCAATGATCTGGCCCGGATCGGCCAGATCATCCAAGAGTCAGGCAGCCGGGCGCGATTCCACGCGGACCTGGTGCAAAGCTTTCTGAAATTTCCGCTGGACGTGCGCGCAATGAATCTGGACTACGCCACGGCTTCGGCCCATAAGGCCCATGGTCCCAAGGGGATCGGCATGCTTTATGTGCGCAAGGGACTTCGCCTGACCAGTCTTATTCATGGCGGCGGTCAGGAGGATGGCCAGCGGGCCGGAACTCATAATGTTCCCTACATTGCGGGTTTTGGCAAGGCCTGCGACCTGATTCTGCCTCACCTGGAGGAAAACCGCCGGCAGGTGGAAGCGCTGAAGACCTCTTTACTCGGATTCTTCCGGGAAGAAGATCCCGCCGACCGGTTCCAGCTCAACGGCGATGAGGAGGGATTCTCGCCCTACATCCTCAATGTCTCATTCCGGGGCATCCGCGCTGAAATCCTGCTGCGCCTGCTGGAGGAGAAGGGGATCTGCGTATCGACCGGCTCGGCCTGCTCATCCAAGAATTTAAAGGATTCCCATGTCCTGACAGCTCTGAAGCTGGACAAGGAAGCAATTAAGGGATCCATCCGGATCTGTTTTTCCGATACCAATACCATGGCTGAAATTGAAGAGGCCAAGGCAGGGTTTCAATATGCCCTGGCCTTCGCCGGAAGGATAAAAAGTTGA
- a CDS encoding alanyl-tRNA editing protein — translation MSFKNNHAEMEYYTLITQIHQEAGRHYLVLDRTEFFVEGGGQPSDQGTIQGHKVLSLHEIDGRIWHEVTDPSELFVGMRVKVEIDGEHRLEMSRQHTGQHLLSAILLRDHQLQTVGFHIGQETATIDTDCPVAEDILEDVAHQVNSAILEGIPVTFFIESADQLDRLGLRKAVDLQEDVQVIRIGDLDVSACCGTHVDSTSDLLFFFIRKVEKHKSGSRVYFQFGKRALDFALEAVRIVQDAKEQLEIHESEIPFRVRLLLEQTQEDARTITELRTKLARQMLQLNEYNEALVYQELDEEEELIRILASELGRQEKDAILLDMRQLRIYGSLYRDGLAAGALFRSHKIPGVRGGGGPHSFQGIADTKEELLTFGRKLKALLEESV, via the coding sequence ATGAGTTTTAAGAACAACCATGCAGAAATGGAATACTATACTCTGATCACGCAGATCCATCAGGAAGCGGGGCGGCATTACCTCGTACTGGATCGGACGGAGTTTTTTGTGGAAGGGGGCGGTCAGCCCTCCGATCAGGGAACGATTCAAGGGCATAAGGTGCTGTCGCTGCATGAGATTGACGGCCGGATCTGGCATGAAGTCACGGATCCTTCCGAATTGTTTGTGGGCATGCGAGTCAAAGTCGAGATTGATGGAGAACATCGTCTGGAAATGTCACGTCAGCATACCGGCCAGCATCTTCTGTCAGCGATTCTGCTGCGCGATCATCAGCTGCAGACTGTAGGGTTCCACATTGGCCAGGAGACGGCTACCATTGACACCGACTGTCCCGTCGCGGAGGATATTCTGGAAGATGTGGCGCATCAGGTCAACTCAGCCATTCTGGAAGGGATTCCGGTGACCTTCTTCATTGAATCAGCGGATCAGCTTGATCGGCTCGGTCTGCGCAAAGCAGTGGATCTTCAGGAAGATGTCCAGGTGATCCGAATCGGAGATCTGGATGTCAGTGCCTGCTGCGGAACTCATGTCGACTCCACGTCGGATCTGCTTTTCTTTTTTATCCGGAAAGTGGAGAAGCACAAGTCCGGGTCGCGCGTTTACTTCCAGTTTGGGAAGCGGGCATTGGATTTTGCCCTGGAAGCTGTCCGCATCGTTCAGGACGCGAAGGAACAGCTGGAAATTCACGAATCGGAAATCCCGTTCCGCGTGCGTCTGCTCCTGGAGCAGACCCAGGAAGACGCCAGAACCATCACGGAACTGAGGACCAAGCTGGCCCGGCAAATGCTGCAGCTGAACGAGTACAATGAAGCTCTGGTATACCAGGAGCTGGATGAGGAAGAAGAACTGATCCGAATTCTGGCTTCCGAACTGGGCCGCCAGGAAAAGGACGCGATCCTGCTGGATATGCGGCAGCTGAGGATTTATGGCAGCCTGTACCGCGACGGTCTGGCCGCCGGAGCACTGTTCCGGTCTCATAAGATTCCCGGAGTCAGAGGGGGCGGCGGACCGCATTCCTTTCAGGGAATTGCCGATACAAAGGAAGAATTACTGACCTTTGGCCGAAAGCTGAAGGCGCTGTTGGAGGAATCAGTATGA
- a CDS encoding viroplasmin family protein: protein MAKKYYAVAKGREGSGIYTDWGQTEQNVRGISGVKFKSFPSRDLAAHFLKELGIPADQIQVFPEHASVRAESEQTRFSQAGARENEGSPEGLTGADSLSGQAEPFPGEPEITASESGAAPQADHLVAYVDGSFRQGHSVYGYGVVILAGDRVIKTLSGTGSRPEYVAMRNVAGEVLGAIKAMQYAMAAGARSLVLHFDYQGIESWAIGTWKRNNDLTRGYHEFVRSVRPRLSLTFRKVKGHSGDAMNDLADELAKQAVLNESARNKD, encoded by the coding sequence ATGGCGAAAAAATACTATGCAGTGGCCAAGGGCCGGGAGGGATCCGGCATTTATACCGACTGGGGTCAGACGGAGCAGAATGTCCGGGGAATTTCCGGCGTGAAATTTAAATCATTCCCGAGCCGGGACCTGGCAGCACACTTTCTGAAGGAATTGGGTATTCCCGCCGATCAGATCCAGGTGTTCCCCGAGCATGCGTCAGTCCGGGCCGAGTCGGAACAGACCCGATTCAGCCAGGCCGGTGCCCGGGAGAACGAAGGCTCACCGGAAGGCCTGACCGGAGCTGACAGCCTCTCCGGACAGGCGGAGCCATTCCCAGGAGAACCAGAAATAACCGCTTCAGAGTCCGGGGCAGCTCCCCAGGCGGATCATCTGGTCGCTTATGTGGATGGTTCCTTCCGGCAGGGACACAGCGTCTATGGCTATGGCGTGGTCATCCTTGCCGGAGACCGGGTCATTAAAACCCTTTCAGGGACCGGCTCCCGGCCTGAATATGTTGCTATGCGCAATGTGGCCGGAGAGGTGCTGGGAGCGATCAAGGCAATGCAGTATGCCATGGCCGCAGGTGCCCGCTCACTGGTCCTGCATTTTGACTATCAGGGCATCGAAAGCTGGGCCATCGGAACCTGGAAACGGAACAATGATCTGACCAGGGGCTATCATGAATTTGTTCGATCGGTTCGTCCCCGGCTGAGTCTGACGTTTCGAAAGGTGAAGGGCCATTCCGGAGACGCCATGAATGATCTGGCGGATGAACTGGCCAAACAGGCGGTTCTGAATGAATCTGCCAGAAATAAGGACTGA
- a CDS encoding YkvA family protein: protein MSAKVTSVTTTMSETDLMENIREFVQVEGLTVNNVEFKNNSIEVTANYHKIIDIPFFASVHVASVANNVIRIRIEKIKVLRLGIPNAVLSAALAFAMKKAKDLGITYQDGHIQVDVDDALQKVPHVHVMIDNIIMENGLLAVKVSGIQADVKAMQADKAAQEAAAAAAEVEAVNQAVVEARQMENFNINLASIEPAEDEYSRLRRDLYKRVPLDYKKHYEYIAALPDLLVLGYRVMRDRRVLAKDKWIIGLSLGYFLSPIDIIPDKFPVLGAIDDLALFVFGVNHLTNRIPLPIVVEHWSGDLKTLKFVKDNIGKIMGMTGSSNIERVYDLVDEKLDEKFGAYQDDDFYFKNPVVPTSVEI from the coding sequence ATGAGCGCAAAAGTAACATCAGTCACAACTACGATGTCAGAGACCGATCTGATGGAGAATATCCGGGAGTTTGTCCAGGTCGAAGGGCTGACAGTCAACAACGTGGAGTTTAAAAACAACTCCATCGAAGTAACGGCCAATTACCATAAAATTATCGACATCCCATTCTTTGCCAGTGTGCATGTGGCATCAGTTGCCAATAATGTAATCCGGATCCGGATTGAGAAGATCAAGGTTCTCAGGCTGGGCATTCCGAATGCAGTGCTCTCAGCGGCTCTGGCCTTTGCCATGAAGAAGGCCAAGGATCTTGGCATCACCTATCAGGACGGTCACATTCAGGTGGATGTGGATGACGCACTTCAGAAAGTGCCCCACGTTCATGTCATGATTGACAACATCATCATGGAGAATGGACTGCTGGCGGTTAAGGTGTCCGGCATCCAGGCCGATGTCAAGGCCATGCAGGCAGACAAAGCCGCCCAGGAAGCGGCTGCGGCAGCTGCCGAAGTGGAAGCGGTTAATCAGGCTGTCGTTGAAGCCAGACAAATGGAGAATTTCAACATTAATCTGGCTAGCATCGAACCGGCTGAGGATGAGTATTCAAGGCTTCGCCGTGATCTTTACAAACGGGTGCCGCTGGATTATAAGAAACACTACGAATATATTGCCGCCCTGCCGGACCTTCTGGTTCTGGGCTACCGGGTCATGAGAGACCGGCGCGTTCTGGCTAAGGATAAATGGATCATCGGTCTGAGTCTGGGCTACTTCCTGTCTCCCATTGACATCATACCGGACAAGTTCCCGGTTTTAGGAGCCATTGATGATCTGGCGCTGTTCGTATTCGGCGTGAATCATCTGACGAATCGAATTCCGCTGCCCATTGTCGTGGAGCATTGGTCCGGAGATCTGAAAACATTGAAGTTTGTGAAGGACAACATCGGAAAAATCATGGGCATGACCGGATCATCCAACATTGAGCGGGTCTATGATCTGGTGGACGAAAAACTGGATGAAAAGTTCGGTGCATACCAGGATGATGATTTTTACTTCAAGAATCCGGTGGTTCCCACTTCTGTGGAGATCTGA
- a CDS encoding rhomboid family intramembrane serine protease has product MNQWKNRSRGIGITVGLIIINLAAFLYSAWLSESTNIHPLVLVYLGGNYKPLVEAGEYYRLVTAMFLHGDIQHLAFNMYSLWALGSNLERMLPKWKYFILYMVSGLGGSLLSHLMHEDTVSIGASGAIFGLLGALIGYVWKNREMFRSGALLNLLVIAGINLAWGFQPGSGIDNYGHLGGLAAGFLLSLFIKPGRR; this is encoded by the coding sequence ATGAATCAATGGAAGAACAGATCCCGGGGGATCGGAATCACCGTGGGTCTGATTATCATCAATCTGGCGGCATTCCTCTATTCAGCCTGGTTGTCGGAGTCAACGAACATCCATCCGCTGGTTCTGGTATACCTCGGGGGCAATTATAAGCCGCTGGTGGAAGCAGGAGAGTATTATCGCCTGGTAACGGCCATGTTTCTGCATGGCGATATTCAGCATTTGGCGTTCAATATGTATTCGCTGTGGGCATTGGGGTCCAATCTCGAACGGATGCTGCCAAAGTGGAAGTATTTTATTTTGTATATGGTATCAGGGCTGGGCGGTTCACTGCTCTCCCATCTGATGCATGAAGACACCGTCAGCATCGGCGCTTCCGGGGCCATCTTCGGCCTGCTGGGCGCACTGATCGGCTATGTTTGGAAAAATCGGGAAATGTTCCGCAGTGGTGCCCTGCTGAACTTGCTGGTGATTGCCGGCATCAACCTGGCCTGGGGTTTCCAGCCGGGTTCGGGGATCGACAACTATGGTCACCTGGGTGGCCTGGCCGCCGGCTTCCTCTTATCACTATTCATTAAACCGGGCAGGAGGTAA